Proteins encoded within one genomic window of Verrucomicrobiota bacterium:
- a CDS encoding L,D-transpeptidase, with product MVRRATAVLGVGLALAAGGFGQNPAGKTVPAHTSAAPPPPAAQVPTAATAAPAVTPAPDVRVLISIPDQRLAVLVNGKVSRSYKISTSRYGEGDSWGSWQTPLGRLEVAHKIGGNAPAGAVFKSRQLTGEVLSPNAPGRDPIVSRIIWLRGLEFANKRAYQRCIYIHGTPQETFLGRKASFGCIRMRSADVIEVYGWLNIGTDVAIVSKPMAQAVRAVQGEVKEALARTTVAAIAKVSAGRSGIQTTSPQTAPPQATALQTASNPPKAIERSRPGVQTASVH from the coding sequence ATGGTCAGGAGAGCAACGGCTGTTCTGGGGGTTGGTCTGGCTTTGGCGGCCGGAGGGTTCGGCCAGAATCCGGCGGGAAAAACGGTTCCGGCCCATACCTCCGCCGCTCCGCCGCCACCAGCCGCTCAGGTTCCAACCGCCGCCACCGCAGCGCCGGCCGTCACCCCGGCACCGGACGTGCGGGTGCTTATCAGCATTCCGGACCAGAGGCTCGCGGTCCTGGTTAACGGCAAGGTTTCGCGTTCCTATAAGATCTCGACCTCGCGTTACGGGGAAGGGGATTCCTGGGGGAGTTGGCAAACGCCGCTCGGACGCCTCGAAGTGGCCCACAAGATCGGCGGCAACGCTCCGGCCGGGGCCGTCTTTAAATCACGCCAGCTGACCGGTGAAGTGCTTTCCCCCAACGCGCCGGGTCGCGATCCGATCGTGAGCCGAATCATCTGGCTGCGCGGGCTGGAGTTCGCCAACAAGCGCGCTTACCAGCGCTGTATATACATTCACGGCACCCCCCAGGAAACGTTTTTAGGCCGGAAAGCCAGTTTCGGATGCATCCGGATGCGTTCGGCCGATGTGATCGAAGTTTACGGCTGGCTGAACATCGGTACTGACGTCGCGATTGTGTCGAAGCCGATGGCACAGGCGGTTAGGGCGGTGCAGGGAGAGGTCAAAGAGGCTTTGGCGAGAACCACCGTTGCGGCGATCGCAAAAGTCAGTGCGGGACGTTCAGGGATACAAACCACTTCCCCGCAGACCGCTCCCCCACAAGCCACTGCCCTGCAGACCGCCTCGAACCCGCCAAAAGCGATTGAGCGTTCACGCCCGGGCGTACAGACTGCCTCAGTGCACTGA
- a CDS encoding class II fumarate hydratase: MQTRIEKDSMGTMEVPADALYGASTQRAVLNFPVSGYRFSRPLIRALGLVKWAAASANRDLERLSEEQARLIAQAAEEVIDGKLDQHFPVDVFQTGSGTSSNMNANEVIANRCSQLAGKPIGSKEPIHPNDHVNMGQSSNDVIPTAIHVAVAESIRGDLMPALEQLQAAFENKAREFWDVIKIGRTHLMDATPIRLGQEFSGYAKQVEYGKLRAGNAIAAVEELALGGTAVGTGLNCHPEFSGRAMGYLWNRTNIAFRETRNHFEAQGSKDGLVEASGELRTIAVSLFKIANDLRLLSSGPRCGIAEIQLPATQPGSSIMPGKVNPVICESVMQVCAQVFGNDTAVHWGGANGNLDLNVMMPMMAHNALESIRLLANVARVFEEKCVSGITANRERCNELVEYSMAMVTSLVPIIGYDRAAEIAKASVKTGKTVRQLCQEQHVLPPEELARALDPVEMTKPGGEGSAGG; this comes from the coding sequence ATGCAGACGCGTATAGAAAAAGATTCGATGGGTACCATGGAGGTGCCGGCAGACGCGCTTTACGGCGCGAGCACCCAGCGGGCGGTCCTGAATTTCCCGGTCAGCGGGTACCGGTTCAGCCGGCCGCTCATCCGCGCGCTTGGGCTGGTTAAATGGGCGGCGGCTTCGGCAAATCGCGACCTTGAGCGCCTTTCCGAAGAGCAGGCTCGCCTCATTGCGCAGGCCGCCGAAGAAGTCATCGACGGAAAATTGGACCAGCATTTTCCGGTTGATGTCTTCCAGACCGGCTCGGGCACGAGCTCAAACATGAACGCCAACGAGGTGATCGCGAACCGGTGTAGCCAATTGGCCGGTAAACCGATCGGCTCAAAGGAGCCGATTCACCCGAACGACCACGTCAACATGGGCCAGTCCAGCAATGACGTGATCCCCACCGCCATTCACGTCGCCGTCGCGGAGTCGATTCGCGGCGATCTGATGCCGGCTTTGGAACAATTGCAGGCCGCGTTCGAAAACAAGGCGCGCGAGTTCTGGGACGTGATCAAAATCGGCCGGACGCACCTGATGGATGCCACCCCGATCCGCCTCGGACAAGAATTCAGCGGCTACGCCAAGCAGGTCGAATACGGTAAACTGCGCGCGGGCAACGCGATCGCGGCCGTTGAGGAATTGGCGCTCGGCGGCACCGCCGTCGGCACCGGTCTGAATTGCCACCCGGAATTTTCGGGTCGCGCCATGGGATACCTTTGGAACCGGACCAACATCGCATTCCGCGAAACCCGCAATCACTTCGAGGCCCAGGGCTCGAAAGACGGCTTGGTCGAAGCCAGCGGTGAACTCCGGACGATCGCGGTCAGCCTTTTCAAAATCGCCAACGACCTTCGCCTCCTGAGCAGCGGTCCCCGGTGCGGCATCGCTGAAATTCAACTGCCGGCAACCCAGCCGGGGAGCTCGATCATGCCCGGCAAGGTCAACCCGGTCATCTGTGAGTCCGTGATGCAGGTTTGCGCTCAGGTGTTCGGTAACGATACGGCCGTCCACTGGGGAGGCGCCAATGGCAATCTGGACCTGAACGTGATGATGCCGATGATGGCGCACAATGCCCTGGAAAGCATTCGCCTCCTGGCCAACGTGGCCCGCGTGTTCGAAGAAAAGTGCGTGTCCGGCATCACCGCCAATCGCGAGCGCTGCAATGAACTGGTCGAGTACAGCATGGCCATGGTGACCAGCCTGGTGCCCATCATCGGGTATGATCGTGCTGCGGAAATCGCCAAAGCATCAGTCAAGACCGGCAAAACGGTGCGGCAACTCTGCCAGGAACAACACGTGCTGCCGCCGGAGGAGCTGGCGCGGGCCCTGGATCCCGTCGAGATGACCAAGCCGGGCGGCGAAGGGTCCGCAGGCGGGTAA
- a CDS encoding gamma-glutamylcyclotransferase, which translates to MGAADQPLDGCWLACYGTLRRRSLYARTNHTATGRLQFWGYGLVCGRLRWQRAYPALVSEPGLVRVEIYRINDPAAFTWLDAYEGYIPGRPARSLFLRRLTPLHHPRLRVWVYHLNTALKLFGPPGDVPPMAEVREARRWISFG; encoded by the coding sequence ATGGGGGCAGCGGATCAGCCTTTGGATGGTTGCTGGCTGGCTTGTTACGGCACACTGCGGCGCCGAAGCCTGTATGCCCGGACGAATCACACGGCCACGGGCCGGTTGCAGTTCTGGGGTTACGGCCTGGTTTGCGGCAGGTTGCGCTGGCAGCGGGCTTACCCGGCCCTGGTGAGCGAACCCGGGCTGGTCCGCGTGGAAATTTACCGGATTAACGATCCGGCGGCGTTCACCTGGCTGGATGCGTACGAAGGTTACATTCCGGGCCGGCCGGCGCGCAGTTTGTTTTTGCGCCGGTTGACACCGCTGCACCACCCCCGGCTGCGGGTCTGGGTTTACCACCTTAATACTGCTTTGAAACTTTTCGGGCCGCCCGGCGACGTGCCCCCGATGGCGGAGGTGCGAGAGGCGCGTCGCTGGATTTCTTTCGGATAA
- a CDS encoding glycosyltransferase produces MPGYVSTILWTICYFTVVLGLSAYGIHRYFILYLYFRNRHRAPAAGNCFTKLPRVTVQLPIYNEVYVVERLLRAVSNLDYPLELLEIQVLDDSTDETRDLVTREVARLRAAGFDAVVLRRSRRTGYKAGALDYGLRHAKGEFLFILDADFVPPRNILKHVIHHFTDSQIGMIQTRWGHINRGFSWLTRAQAILLDGHLVLEQTARSRTGRFFNFNGTAGLWRKSCIVEAGGWQHDTLTEDLDLSYRAQLRGWKFVFLADIVTPAELPVDIDGFKSQQHRWTKGSIQTCKKVLPRIWKSRLPFYIKLEATAHLTSNFAYLLLAFLCVLLHPAPSSAAPNSGWMRAVLVDLPIFVATTFSVAVFYLCAQRELYPREWKREIWFFPFVLALSIGVSINNARAVLEAIFNRRSEFTRTPKYGVQEKGDRWRNSRYSALRTIIPVVELLFAIYFTYFVFRALQNSEFLSVPFLMLFQIGFAYVALSSIWQRIGRLSWGSRDISVA; encoded by the coding sequence ATGCCTGGATATGTCAGTACAATTCTTTGGACGATCTGCTATTTCACGGTGGTCTTAGGCCTGTCGGCCTACGGCATTCACCGTTATTTCATTTTGTACCTTTACTTCCGTAACCGGCACCGCGCGCCCGCTGCAGGGAACTGTTTTACCAAGCTTCCGCGCGTTACGGTCCAGCTCCCGATCTACAACGAAGTTTACGTCGTCGAGCGTCTGCTCCGCGCCGTCAGCAACCTGGATTACCCCCTGGAATTGCTCGAAATCCAGGTGCTCGACGATTCAACGGACGAAACCCGCGATTTGGTTACGCGCGAGGTCGCGCGCTTGCGGGCTGCCGGTTTCGATGCCGTCGTGTTGCGCCGCTCCCGCCGCACCGGCTACAAGGCGGGCGCCCTCGATTACGGATTGCGCCATGCCAAGGGCGAATTTCTGTTTATCCTGGATGCCGATTTCGTGCCGCCCCGCAATATCCTTAAGCACGTCATTCACCATTTTACCGATTCCCAGATCGGCATGATCCAAACCCGCTGGGGACACATCAACCGCGGGTTTTCGTGGCTGACCCGCGCCCAGGCCATCCTTCTCGATGGACACCTGGTGCTCGAACAAACCGCCAGGAGCCGCACCGGCCGGTTCTTCAATTTCAACGGTACCGCGGGCTTGTGGCGTAAAAGCTGCATCGTCGAAGCCGGAGGATGGCAGCACGACACACTTACTGAAGATCTCGACCTTAGTTACCGGGCTCAATTGCGCGGCTGGAAATTCGTGTTCCTCGCCGACATCGTCACCCCGGCCGAATTACCGGTCGATATCGACGGCTTTAAATCGCAGCAGCACCGTTGGACCAAAGGCTCCATCCAGACTTGTAAAAAAGTTTTGCCGAGGATCTGGAAAAGCCGGCTGCCGTTCTACATCAAGCTGGAGGCAACGGCCCATCTGACCTCCAATTTCGCGTACCTGCTGTTGGCGTTTCTTTGCGTGCTTCTCCATCCGGCGCCGAGCAGCGCGGCGCCGAACAGCGGCTGGATGCGCGCCGTACTGGTCGACCTGCCGATTTTTGTCGCGACCACGTTTTCGGTCGCGGTGTTTTACCTCTGCGCGCAACGGGAACTTTACCCGCGCGAATGGAAACGGGAAATCTGGTTTTTTCCCTTCGTGCTTGCGCTCAGCATCGGTGTCTCCATCAACAACGCCCGGGCCGTGCTCGAGGCGATCTTCAACCGGCGTTCCGAGTTCACCCGCACCCCCAAGTACGGCGTCCAGGAAAAAGGGGACCGTTGGCGCAACAGCCGCTACTCCGCGCTTCGAACTATTATTCCGGTTGTCGAGCTTTTATTTGCAATTTATTTTACCTACTTCGTCTTTAGGGCTTTGCAGAACAGCGAATTTCTGTCAGTACCCTTCCTCATGCTTTTTCAGATTGGGTTTGCATATGTGGCGCTCAGCTCGATCTGGCAACGGATCGGCCGTTTAAGCTGGGGAAGTCGGGACATTTCGGTGGCTTAA
- a CDS encoding M14 family metallocarboxypeptidase, which translates to MNYDFHAHRVHDYAHLVQRWRKVCRAARLRCEVFSSAGGFELIYARSPRLTKVGGKGIYLSAGIHGDEAAGSEALLFWAELHAPILKELPLLLFPCLNPWGLVRNQRFDSEGRDLNRCYHLDDPPQIKHQKEIITGCRFSLSLCLHEDYDAQGVYLYEVKKRRTALGQELLAAAGYYVPVDLRKTIEGRRAAQGLIARRTKNLKGAPLMSEALFLALSDSDRTFTIETPSEYDLSARVQAHVAVIQRAIELTYHVTANG; encoded by the coding sequence ATGAACTATGATTTTCACGCGCATCGCGTTCACGACTACGCGCACCTCGTCCAGCGCTGGCGAAAGGTTTGCCGGGCAGCGCGTTTGAGGTGCGAAGTGTTCAGCAGCGCGGGCGGGTTCGAACTCATCTACGCGCGGTCGCCCCGGCTCACCAAGGTCGGCGGGAAAGGTATTTACCTGTCGGCCGGTATCCACGGCGATGAAGCGGCGGGATCTGAAGCGCTCTTGTTCTGGGCTGAGTTGCACGCGCCGATTCTCAAGGAGCTGCCGTTGTTGTTGTTCCCTTGCTTGAATCCGTGGGGACTCGTTCGCAACCAGCGCTTCGACTCTGAGGGCCGTGACCTGAACCGCTGCTATCACCTGGACGACCCGCCGCAGATCAAACACCAGAAAGAAATTATCACGGGATGCAGGTTCTCCTTGTCGCTCTGCCTCCATGAGGATTACGACGCCCAGGGGGTTTACCTCTACGAGGTCAAGAAACGCCGGACCGCGCTCGGCCAGGAGTTGCTTGCAGCGGCCGGCTACTACGTGCCGGTGGACCTGCGCAAGACCATCGAAGGCCGCCGCGCCGCCCAAGGCCTGATCGCACGCCGGACCAAGAACCTGAAAGGCGCCCCGCTCATGTCGGAAGCCCTCTTTCTAGCCTTATCTGACAGTGACCGGACGTTCACCATCGAGACGCCTTCCGAATACGACCTGAGCGCGCGGGTACAGGCGCACGTGGCAGTGATCCAGCGGGCAATCGAGCTGACGTATCACGTAACCGCTAACGGGTAA
- the argC gene encoding N-acetyl-gamma-glutamyl-phosphate reductase, whose protein sequence is MAGKPRIFIDGESGTTGLQIRTRLEGRSDLAVVSIDPARRKDADERRRLLNQIDLAVLCLPDQAAREAVAMIENPEVKVLDASTAHRVDPDWVYGFPEMSPEQASLIRGAKRVANPGCYATGAIALLRPLVLEGLMRSDYPASIHAVQGYSGGGRQMIESFEADGPNRVRDPYRLYSLQLAHKHLPEIQRYSGLSSPPLFWPAVGRWFQGMLVQVPLHFGMLPKTATAESVVAVYRRYYEGCEYIRVMDLQEKPPAALAPEAWNGTNVLELWVFANPELGQALLVARGDNLGKGASGAAVQNLDLMLGLTAGAPYTLARQGAAMVG, encoded by the coding sequence ATGGCAGGCAAACCACGGATTTTTATTGATGGTGAAAGCGGGACGACGGGGCTCCAGATCCGCACGCGGCTTGAAGGTCGCTCGGACCTTGCCGTGGTCAGCATCGATCCGGCACGGCGCAAGGATGCCGATGAGCGAAGGCGGCTGCTCAACCAGATAGACCTGGCGGTGCTCTGCCTTCCTGACCAGGCCGCCCGGGAAGCGGTGGCAATGATCGAGAATCCCGAGGTCAAAGTCCTCGACGCCAGCACGGCTCACCGGGTTGACCCTGACTGGGTTTACGGGTTTCCGGAGATGAGCCCGGAACAGGCATCTTTGATTCGCGGCGCGAAGCGCGTGGCCAACCCCGGTTGCTATGCCACCGGAGCGATTGCGTTACTCAGACCGTTGGTTCTCGAGGGACTCATGCGTTCGGATTACCCGGCCAGCATCCATGCCGTCCAGGGATACAGCGGGGGCGGGCGCCAAATGATCGAGTCATTCGAGGCGGACGGTCCGAACCGGGTTCGGGATCCCTACCGTCTTTATTCGCTGCAGCTGGCGCATAAGCATTTACCCGAAATCCAGCGCTACAGCGGGCTTTCGTCGCCTCCCCTCTTTTGGCCCGCGGTAGGCCGGTGGTTTCAGGGGATGCTGGTACAAGTGCCGTTGCACTTCGGTATGCTTCCGAAGACGGCAACTGCAGAGAGCGTGGTCGCCGTTTACCGGCGGTATTACGAAGGTTGTGAGTACATCCGGGTGATGGATCTGCAGGAAAAGCCGCCCGCCGCCCTGGCTCCGGAAGCCTGGAATGGAACCAACGTGCTCGAGCTTTGGGTTTTTGCGAATCCGGAACTCGGCCAAGCACTCCTGGTCGCACGCGGGGACAACCTTGGTAAAGGTGCGTCCGGGGCGGCGGTGCAGAACCTGGACCTGATGCTCGGGCTGACGGCAGGCGCGCCGTACACGCTGGCGCGGCAAGGGGCGGCGATGGTGGGGTGA
- a CDS encoding vitamin B12-dependent ribonucleotide reductase: MIKLKAGIRTEDLKVRGRQRRVSKPNGLKFDRVFSREEISPFEEIEWERRTAEITEDSGKVIFRQENVEVPKAWSALATKIAVSKYFYGDIANGADPYRGGRESSVRQLVHRVTRTIADWGLQDGYFADAQAAEVFYAELSWLCLNQHGAFNSPAWFNVGLYQQYRIGESGGRGNFHYNRATGGAERASSQYVHPQASACFIQSVGDTMEDIMRLATSEAMLFKYGSGTGSDLSTLRSTREKLSGGGKPSGPLSFLRVYDQVANVVKSGGKTRRAAKMNTLKDWHPDIEEFIEAKTKEEKKAWALIEQGYDGSYNGEAYGSIMYQNENLSIRVSDAFMQAAIEGKEWWTRRVLDGKPCEQKDARALLQKIAEGTHVCGDPGMQFDTTIHRWHTCKGTARQNSTNPCSEYLFLDNTACNLASLNLLKFKDADGAFNVERFRAAVRIFITAQEILVDNASYPTKEIAENSHIFRTLGLGFANLGALVMSYGFGYDSDEARALAGSITALMTGQAYLHSARIAREIGPFPGYEDARACGVPNPLREDNIDSMLEVIRLHRQHCDRIEDVPAFSSLKAEAAAVWDEAMEAGSAHGFRNAQVTVLAPTGTIGFLMDCDTTGIEPDIALVKYKLLAGGGMLKIVNQTVRPALVALGYAETEIEKILAHINEHDTIEDVAVPETNEVVRSGLKPEHLPVFDCAFKPFKGKRSLHYLGHLRMMAACQPFLSGAISKTVNLPSEATVEEIMNTYIEGWRMGLKAIAIYRDGSKRSAPLNTKKTKDMGVDDAIAVQEAVAAEHAEVAGLKARVVELEQQIEALRLKANQPLRNRMPDTRVSLTHKFEIAGHEGYITVGLYENGQPGELFIQMAKEGSTIGGLMDTVATLTSLALQYGVPLESLVKKFAYQRFEPSGFTKNPDIRNATSITDYVFRWLGCQFIKGYKEATSPNRSQPDLPMKEIHEIERRAVNRPVSELSRTAEKEIIDVITSRANSEGTPQMLTNGHGHAETHAERVREALGNMYMDVTCSNCGSNKVIRAGACGVCTDCGTSQGCS; encoded by the coding sequence ATGATCAAACTGAAAGCAGGCATACGGACGGAGGATCTGAAGGTGCGTGGACGACAAAGGCGGGTGTCGAAACCGAATGGGCTAAAGTTCGACCGAGTTTTTAGCCGTGAAGAGATTTCGCCCTTTGAGGAAATCGAATGGGAACGTCGCACCGCGGAGATTACCGAGGACAGCGGTAAAGTGATCTTCCGGCAGGAAAACGTGGAAGTGCCCAAGGCATGGAGCGCCTTGGCGACCAAGATCGCGGTCTCCAAATATTTTTATGGAGACATCGCCAACGGAGCGGATCCTTACCGCGGCGGGCGGGAAAGTTCGGTGCGACAACTGGTGCACCGGGTTACGCGCACGATCGCGGATTGGGGCCTGCAGGACGGTTATTTTGCGGATGCACAAGCGGCGGAGGTTTTTTACGCCGAGCTAAGCTGGCTGTGCCTGAACCAGCACGGCGCTTTCAACAGCCCGGCTTGGTTTAATGTCGGCCTTTACCAACAATACCGGATCGGAGAAAGCGGCGGCCGGGGCAATTTCCATTACAACCGCGCCACCGGGGGGGCGGAACGCGCGTCGAGCCAATACGTTCACCCGCAGGCGTCGGCGTGTTTTATCCAGTCGGTCGGCGACACGATGGAAGACATCATGCGCCTGGCTACCAGCGAGGCCATGCTGTTTAAATACGGCAGCGGAACCGGCAGCGACCTCTCGACCTTGCGCAGCACCCGCGAAAAACTGAGCGGCGGTGGCAAGCCGAGCGGTCCTTTGTCCTTTTTGAGGGTTTACGATCAGGTGGCCAACGTGGTCAAAAGCGGCGGCAAAACCCGCCGGGCCGCCAAGATGAACACGCTTAAGGACTGGCACCCGGACATCGAGGAATTTATCGAGGCCAAGACCAAGGAAGAAAAGAAGGCCTGGGCGCTGATCGAACAAGGTTACGACGGCAGCTATAACGGCGAAGCCTATGGCTCGATCATGTACCAGAACGAGAATCTCTCGATCAGGGTGAGCGACGCGTTCATGCAGGCTGCCATCGAGGGTAAGGAATGGTGGACGCGCCGGGTCCTGGACGGAAAGCCGTGCGAGCAAAAGGACGCACGCGCGCTGCTGCAAAAAATCGCGGAAGGCACCCACGTCTGCGGCGACCCCGGCATGCAGTTCGACACGACGATTCACCGGTGGCACACCTGCAAAGGTACTGCCCGGCAAAATTCCACGAACCCCTGCTCCGAATACCTCTTTCTCGACAACACCGCCTGCAACCTCGCCTCGTTGAACCTGCTCAAATTCAAGGACGCTGACGGCGCCTTTAACGTTGAGCGATTCCGCGCCGCCGTGCGGATCTTCATCACGGCCCAGGAAATTCTGGTTGATAACGCCAGTTATCCAACCAAAGAAATCGCCGAAAACTCCCACATCTTTCGTACCCTGGGGCTCGGGTTCGCCAACCTGGGCGCCTTGGTCATGAGCTATGGATTCGGGTACGATTCGGATGAAGCGCGTGCTTTGGCCGGCAGCATCACCGCCCTCATGACGGGGCAGGCCTACCTCCACAGCGCGCGGATTGCCCGGGAGATCGGGCCTTTCCCGGGTTACGAGGATGCCCGGGCCTGCGGGGTGCCGAACCCGTTGCGCGAAGATAATATCGACTCCATGCTCGAAGTGATTCGGTTGCACCGCCAGCATTGCGACCGGATCGAGGACGTGCCCGCCTTCAGCTCGCTGAAGGCGGAAGCAGCCGCCGTTTGGGATGAGGCCATGGAGGCCGGCTCGGCGCATGGTTTCCGAAATGCCCAGGTCACGGTTCTGGCGCCGACCGGTACGATCGGGTTTCTGATGGATTGCGACACCACCGGCATCGAACCGGACATCGCGCTGGTCAAGTACAAGCTGCTGGCGGGCGGCGGCATGCTCAAGATCGTCAACCAGACCGTGCGTCCGGCCCTGGTCGCGCTCGGTTATGCGGAGACCGAAATCGAAAAGATTCTCGCGCACATCAATGAGCACGATACGATCGAAGACGTCGCGGTGCCGGAGACGAACGAGGTCGTTCGCAGCGGCCTGAAGCCCGAACACCTGCCCGTCTTTGATTGCGCGTTCAAGCCCTTCAAAGGCAAACGCAGCCTGCATTACCTCGGTCACCTGCGGATGATGGCGGCCTGCCAACCATTCCTAAGCGGGGCAATCTCCAAAACCGTGAACCTGCCGAGTGAAGCCACGGTGGAAGAGATCATGAACACTTACATCGAGGGCTGGCGGATGGGGCTCAAAGCGATCGCCATTTATCGTGACGGCTCGAAGCGCTCCGCACCGCTCAACACCAAAAAGACCAAGGACATGGGAGTGGACGACGCGATAGCCGTGCAGGAAGCCGTCGCGGCCGAGCACGCCGAAGTGGCAGGCCTCAAGGCGCGAGTCGTCGAGCTCGAACAGCAAATTGAAGCATTGCGGCTGAAGGCCAACCAGCCTCTGCGCAATCGGATGCCCGACACCCGGGTTTCGCTGACGCATAAGTTCGAGATCGCCGGGCATGAGGGTTACATCACCGTCGGTCTCTACGAAAACGGCCAGCCGGGTGAATTGTTCATCCAGATGGCCAAAGAGGGCAGCACCATCGGCGGCCTGATGGATACCGTGGCGACCCTGACTTCCCTGGCGCTCCAGTACGGCGTGCCCCTGGAAAGCCTCGTCAAGAAATTCGCTTACCAACGCTTCGAACCGAGCGGTTTCACGAAAAATCCGGATATTCGAAACGCCACCAGCATCACCGATTACGTGTTCCGCTGGCTGGGTTGCCAGTTTATCAAGGGCTATAAGGAAGCCACCAGTCCGAACCGTTCCCAGCCCGATCTCCCGATGAAGGAGATTCATGAGATCGAGCGCAGGGCGGTCAATCGCCCGGTATCGGAACTGTCGCGCACGGCGGAAAAAGAGATCATCGACGTGATCACCAGCCGGGCGAATTCCGAAGGCACGCCGCAAATGCTGACTAACGGCCACGGCCACGCTGAAACGCACGCGGAACGGGTCCGGGAAGCGCTGGGCAACATGTACATGGACGTCACCTGCTCCAATTGCGGCAGCAACAAAGTGATCCGGGCCGGCGCGTGCGGCGTTTGCACGGATTGCGGCACCTCGCAAGGCTGCAGCTGA
- the mpl gene encoding UDP-N-acetylmuramate:L-alanyl-gamma-D-glutamyl-meso-diaminopimelate ligase produces the protein MFDPVRKLHFLGVCGTAMGAVAAALRDRGYEVTGSDENVYPPMSTFLESRGVHLLEGYRAGNVAEDVDLVVVGNAITRGNPEIEAVLNRRLLYRSLPETLKDFFLRKRRNVVVTGTHGKTTTTALIAWIFRQAGRDPSFLIGGIAKDLGQGAFFSESEHFILEGDEYDTAFFDKRSKFLHYLPECLVINNIEFDHADIFHDLDEIKLSFRRLVNIVPSAGSIWINADDPNCAEVTRAALAPVESVGFAVGAMHRIEGARFERGVTRFRVGKVDFELQLMGEFNVRNAAMAVAVARAYGLSGAEIQQGLASFTGVARRQEIRGEVNGIKVIDDFGHHPTAVRETLSGLRQRFPDQRIWAIFEPRSNTTRRAVFQNALPSALRLADGVILAQVAKVDQLPPDDRLDPLKVVDAIAANGIPAFYEPDVDNIVTRLKPLARPGDLIVVFSNGSFHGLHQRLLAELSV, from the coding sequence ATGTTCGATCCGGTGCGAAAACTGCATTTCCTGGGGGTATGCGGCACGGCCATGGGCGCGGTTGCCGCTGCGCTTCGGGATCGCGGTTACGAGGTCACCGGCTCAGATGAAAATGTCTATCCGCCGATGTCGACGTTCCTGGAGTCCAGGGGTGTGCACCTGCTGGAAGGCTACCGCGCCGGAAATGTAGCGGAAGACGTTGACCTGGTGGTGGTCGGCAACGCGATCACCCGGGGTAACCCCGAGATCGAGGCGGTGCTGAACCGCAGGCTGCTTTACCGTTCCCTGCCTGAGACGCTGAAAGACTTTTTTCTCCGGAAACGCCGCAACGTCGTGGTGACGGGCACCCATGGCAAAACGACGACGACGGCCCTGATCGCCTGGATCTTCCGTCAGGCTGGGCGGGATCCGAGCTTCCTGATCGGCGGTATCGCGAAGGACCTGGGACAAGGGGCGTTTTTCTCGGAGTCCGAGCACTTCATTCTGGAAGGCGACGAGTACGACACGGCCTTCTTCGATAAACGGTCAAAGTTCCTGCATTACCTGCCCGAGTGCCTCGTGATCAACAACATCGAATTCGATCACGCCGACATCTTTCATGACCTTGACGAGATCAAGTTAAGCTTTCGACGGCTGGTGAACATCGTGCCGAGCGCCGGGTCCATCTGGATCAACGCCGACGATCCGAACTGTGCCGAGGTGACCCGAGCCGCCCTTGCGCCCGTCGAGAGCGTCGGGTTTGCCGTGGGGGCGATGCACCGGATCGAGGGGGCCCGTTTCGAGCGAGGCGTCACGCGGTTCCGGGTCGGCAAGGTGGATTTTGAACTGCAGCTGATGGGAGAATTCAACGTGCGGAATGCGGCGATGGCGGTTGCCGTTGCGCGCGCTTATGGTTTAAGCGGCGCGGAAATCCAGCAGGGGCTGGCGTCGTTCACGGGCGTTGCGCGCCGTCAGGAAATCCGGGGCGAAGTCAACGGGATCAAAGTAATCGACGATTTCGGCCATCACCCGACGGCCGTTCGCGAGACGTTGTCGGGCTTGCGGCAGCGTTTTCCGGACCAGCGCATCTGGGCGATTTTTGAACCGCGATCGAACACGACGCGCCGGGCGGTGTTTCAAAACGCGTTACCCAGCGCCCTGCGACTGGCCGACGGCGTGATTCTGGCTCAGGTGGCAAAGGTTGACCAGTTGCCACCGGATGACCGCCTCGACCCTTTGAAGGTGGTAGATGCCATCGCCGCGAACGGCATTCCGGCGTTCTATGAACCGGACGTCGACAACATCGTGACGCGGCTGAAGCCCCTTGCCCGTCCGGGAGACCTCATTGTCGTCTTCAGCAACGGGAGCTTTCACGGCCTTCACCAACGTTTGCTGGCAGAGTTGTCCGTATGA